A portion of the Streptomyces sp. NBC_00376 genome contains these proteins:
- a CDS encoding nuclear transport factor 2 family protein: protein MDLEFARTFAAEWLDGWNSHDLDRILTHYHDDVTFSSPVIAQMTGDASGTVHGKEALRAYWATGLERIPELKFELVDVRVSVHDLVIDYRNQIGGRVSEVLTFRDGLVVSGFGAYGETLAN from the coding sequence ATGGACCTCGAATTCGCCCGCACATTCGCCGCCGAGTGGCTGGACGGCTGGAACTCCCATGATCTCGACCGCATTCTGACGCACTATCACGACGACGTGACGTTCAGTTCGCCGGTCATCGCGCAGATGACCGGCGACGCCTCGGGCACGGTGCACGGCAAGGAGGCCCTGCGCGCCTACTGGGCGACGGGCCTGGAGCGCATCCCCGAGCTGAAGTTCGAGCTGGTGGACGTCCGGGTGAGCGTCCACGACCTGGTGATCGACTACCGCAACCAGATCGGCGGCCGGGTCAGCGAGGTGCTGACCTTCCGCGACGGTCTGGTGGTCTCCGGTTTCGGGGCGTACGGCGAGACGCTCGCCAACTGA